From a region of the Paraburkholderia caribensis genome:
- a CDS encoding aminoacyl--tRNA ligase-related protein, with amino-acid sequence MWSQDTFIQKAGGSEIIDQMWAFPDKKGHACCLIPEATARFQKRCSELLGRQRERMLFYIARCYRYERPQAGRYREFSHLGFECLCLNPEFAVKRSQEVAIGFFDSLGIRYEIDDSARRGLICYLNGRGFEMRFTELGAQQQVAGRGACREEAGFGIGAERLLLAMTDQGLV; translated from the coding sequence CTGTGGTCGCAAGATACATTCATTCAAAAAGCCGGCGGCAGCGAGATCATCGACCAGATGTGGGCCTTTCCCGATAAGAAGGGACACGCCTGCTGCCTGATTCCTGAGGCAACGGCACGGTTCCAGAAGCGATGCAGCGAGTTGCTGGGCCGACAACGGGAGCGAATGTTGTTTTATATCGCTCGATGCTATCGCTACGAACGACCTCAAGCCGGCCGCTACCGCGAATTCTCCCATCTTGGATTTGAGTGTTTATGCCTCAACCCAGAATTCGCGGTCAAGCGCAGCCAGGAAGTTGCGATCGGCTTTTTCGATTCACTCGGCATTCGCTATGAAATCGACGATTCGGCGCGCAGAGGCCTTATTTGCTATCTGAACGGTCGGGGCTTCGAAATGCGCTTTACGGAACTCGGAGCACAACAGCAAGTGGCTGGTCGCGGCGCCTGTCGGGAGGAAGCCGGTTTCGGCATCGGCGCTGAACGACTATTGTTGGCGATGACCGATCAAGGGCTTGTGTAA